GAGTCCGCTGCCGCAGGTTCCATTCCGGGTTGTTGCTGATATTCCGCCAGGGTATCCAGTAAACGAAGTACTGATTTCTTGCGCCGTGCCGGGCGCTGAACGCTCAGCTCTCTGCCATTGAAGACAATGCCACCGACCTGGTCCCCGGCCCATAGAGCCAGCCAGGCAAGCAATGCTGCCACTTGTGCACAGCGAACCTGTTTGTAGGCACCGGTACTCGCAAAGAACAGCGTCGGGCCGAGGTCGCAGAGCAGCAAGACCGGGCGCTCCCGTTCTTCCTCGTAAATCTTGGTATGGGGCCCCTGGCGCCGGGCGGTTACGCGCCAGTCGATGCTCCGGATGTCATCCCCGGGCTGGTATTGGCGAACTTCCGCGAACGCCATTCCACGACCCCTTTGCGGCGAACGTTGTAGTCCGGCCTGCCGGGTCTTGACCGGTCGGGCGGATGGCAGTTTCAGGGCGCGGGCGTCCGCCTGCAGGCGAATCAGGCCCGGAAGACGAATATGTGTGAGAGCTTCGTTGATTGCCATAGAGGCTTTTTCGGTTTCCTGACTTGGTTAACAGTATCAGGCGGTGACCGGCACCCGGTCGATCAGGCGTTGAATAACCTTGTCTGCGGTGACTCCCTCAGCTTCAGCTTCGAAGGTCAGCAGAATGCGGTGACGGAGCACATCAAAGGCCATGGCTCTCACGTCATCCGGCGTGACATAGTCCTGCCCGTTCAGCCATGCCATTGCCCTCGCACAGCGGTCGAGGGCAATGGTGCCTCGCGGACTTGCGCCAAAGGCGGTCCAGCGAGCCAGCTCCGGGTCGAGACTGGCAGCGTCCCGGGTTGCCAGCACCAGTGCCAGCATATAGTGCTCAACCGGCTCGGCCATATAGATGTCGGCGACTTCACCGCGCGCCTCGAACACCTGATCGGCTGTCAGGCGCGCAGTGGCCGTTGGCTGCCCCTGGCGATAGTCATTGCGGGCAAGGTGCAATATGGCTTTTTCGGCGTCCGCGGAAGGGTAGTCAATAACCACGTGCATCAGGAAGCGATCAAGCTGCGCTTCGGGCAGAGGGTAGGTGCCTTCCTGTTCGATCGGGTTCTGGGTAGCCATGACCATGAATAGCTGGTCCAGCGGGAATGTCCGCATGCCAACACTGACCTGTCGCTCGCCCATAGCTTCCAGCAAGGCGGACTGGACTTTGGCCGGTGCCCGGTTAATTTCATCCGCCAGCACCAGGTTATGAAAGATGGGACCACGTTGAAACTCGAAACTGCCGGTTTCGGCGCGGTAGATTTCGCTGCCAGTGACATCGGACGGCAGTAGGTCGGGAGTGAACTGAATGCGATGGAAGTCGCCTTCAAGATGATCAGCGAGGGCTTTGATTGCGGTTGTTTTGGCGAGGCCCGGAGCCCCCTCGACAAGAAGGTGGCCATCTGCCAGCAAAGCAATGAGTAGTCGGTCTACCAACTTCTCTTGCCCGATTATCCTTTTTGCCAACTGTGATCTGAGTTCACCGAACGTATGCTGTAACGACATTGAAAGTGACTGCTCCCATTCTCTTGGGTTCATCAGAAGTACGTGTATCGCGACTAAGTAGTTGCCGAAGTTTTGGCGTCTGACCGGCAAAAATCAAGGGTTTGACTATGCTTATGTGACGATACGACGATTACGTTTATTTCACACTAACCGAGGTCGACCATGAATGCGCTGACAGTGGCCAGCAAGGATCAGTTTTTTGAGCAGTTGGCTGACGCTTTTGAACAGAAAATCGCAAAGACCGAAGCAAAGAAAATCAGCGAATTTGCCAAACAACATTATGCCCACATTCCTCTTGAAGAGCTTGTAAGTCGACGATTCTCGGATACCTACGGAGCGGTGCTCGCTGCTTGGCAGTTCCTGCAGAAGCGCAGTGCGGACGAGACCCCCGTGTCGGTATTCAATCCGGATCTGGAAAGTGATGGCTGGCAGTCTACGCATACGGTTATTTTTATCCTGCACCCGAATATCCCCTTTCTGATTGACTCTCTTCGTATCGCGATCAATCAGCGGGAGATCGGCACCCACTCCATCCAGCATTCCATCCTTCGTGTCGAGCGCGACAAGGATGGCAAGCTCAAGAAACTGCACTCAACCAAGAAAGCCAGCGCTGCAGCCTCCCATGAAGCTTTTATTGTGCTGGAGATCGACCGTCATAGCTCTCCGGAAGACCTCAAGGAGCTGGAAGAAGCCCTTCAGACAGTATTGCACGAAGTGCGCATTGCTGTTTCCGACTTTCCGGTCGTGAAGGAAAAAGTCAAGGAAGCTCTGGCTGAACTGGATACGACCACAGCAGGTATTACGGCTGACGAGAAAGAAGAGGCGAGGGCTTTCCTGCATTGGCTGGTGGACGACCATTTTACCTTCCTTGGCTACGACGAATACGATTTCGCCACTGACAAGAGTGGCATGGTGGTACGTCGGGTAGAAAACTCGGAACTGGGAATCCTGCGCGTTAACAATGAGCGTTCGGACCGGGTCCGACTCAATGAGTTACCCCAGCGCACCCGTCATGAGATGACCCGAACCGACGATATCTTCATTTTCGCCAAATCGGCTCAGCGCTCCCGTGTGCACCGTCCAGCTTACCCCGATTACATAGCGGTCAAGAAGTTCGACAGCAAGGGTGAGGTTGTGGGCGAGCGCCGGTTCCTCGGGCTCTACACCGCAAGGGTTTATAACGAGCGCCCTGACGAAATCCCCATGCTCCGCCGCAAGTTCCAGACCGTTATGAAGCGGTCCGGATTTCTCAGGGATGATTACGCAGGGAAAGAGCTGGAGCAGATCCTGACACTATACCCCCGCGACGAGCTGTTCCAGATTGAGTCCGGCGAATTGCTCAAGGTTGCCAAGAGCATTCTCTATATCCAGGAGCGTCGACGGATCGAGCTGTTTATACGAGAGGATGTTTACGGACAATTTGTAACCTGCCTCGCTTTCTTTCCGAGGGATATCTATAACACGGAGTTGCGCCTGAAGACCGAGCAGGTCCTTCTGGATGCTCTGGATGCGGAAGACATTGAATTTGTAACACATTTTTCCGAGTCGGTGCTGGCTCGGGTCCAGTTCACCATTCGGTTGGCGCAGGTTGAAAACCGTCAGTTGCCCATTGCAGAAATTCGGGACAAGGTTATTGAACTGGCTCAGTCATGGCGTGACGGACTTTATGATTCCCTCAGTGAGGCTTATGGCGAGGAGCAGGGGAATGAACTTTACCGGCTTTGGGCCGGCGGTTTTCCCCCCAGTTACACGGACATGTTTTCCCCCCGCCGCGCGGCTATAGACCTCGAACATATTGCCGCCGCTGCCAACCAAGATGATCTGGCAATGAGCTTTTACCGGGCGCTTGAGGAAGATGAGAATACGCTTCATTTCAAGTTGTTCTACCCTGATCAGCCTTTGCCCTTGTCCGATGTGATGCCGATTTTCGATAACCTTGGCTTTCGGGTAATTGGCGAACATCCGTTTGAAG
This Marinobacter salinus DNA region includes the following protein-coding sequences:
- a CDS encoding DUF58 domain-containing protein — its product is MAINEALTHIRLPGLIRLQADARALKLPSARPVKTRQAGLQRSPQRGRGMAFAEVRQYQPGDDIRSIDWRVTARRQGPHTKIYEEERERPVLLLCDLGPTLFFASTGAYKQVRCAQVAALLAWLALWAGDQVGGIVFNGRELSVQRPARRKKSVLRLLDTLAEYQQQPGMEPAAADSAMAGIPLDKALAEARRVAHTGSRIFVISDFLNISDETRTLLGALARHNSVSALRIVDPLELELPHNGRYAIAGPDGPVWFDASNTRFQEAWHRKVEIHEARLEECFRTSGVAAATIATGDDPALVLKALLGPGGRIG
- a CDS encoding AAA family ATPase yields the protein MSLQHTFGELRSQLAKRIIGQEKLVDRLLIALLADGHLLVEGAPGLAKTTAIKALADHLEGDFHRIQFTPDLLPSDVTGSEIYRAETGSFEFQRGPIFHNLVLADEINRAPAKVQSALLEAMGERQVSVGMRTFPLDQLFMVMATQNPIEQEGTYPLPEAQLDRFLMHVVIDYPSADAEKAILHLARNDYRQGQPTATARLTADQVFEARGEVADIYMAEPVEHYMLALVLATRDAASLDPELARWTAFGASPRGTIALDRCARAMAWLNGQDYVTPDDVRAMAFDVLRHRILLTFEAEAEGVTADKVIQRLIDRVPVTA